The Bombyx mori chromosome 16, ASM3026992v2 region aaattcttctaataaattagttataacattgcacaattttataaattgtaaactgtataaaaatttaatgtagtaACATTCTAAGTGTAATttgtctccgtttttacaagtcctatgtaattaaaaaatatatttgtaaatgaCTAACTCAAGTTTATTTGTGTCTAGTAAAAAGTGTAGTAATTATGTTAAGAAATCTgttatattaacatttttcaaacaaaacaacTGCAAAATGGTTTATGGGTACACTGTAAATCAAATAACATTGACTTCCTTGTGATTTCCAGTTGGTACTTGTCCTCGGGGATCTTCACATTCCTCACAGATGCAGCAGCTTGCCAGCTAAGTTCAAGAAGTTGCTTCTACCTGGAAGGATACAGCATATATTGTGTACTGGAAACTTATGTACAAAAGACTCCTATGATTATTTGAAGACTTTGGCCAGTGATGTGCATGTTGTTAGGGGAGATTTTGATGAGGtataataacacttttttttttcttttattgattaacatactagctgacctggcagacttcgtagtgcctcaattgataaataaaagatctaaacttttgtataaaataaacttaaaacaaacaaaaggaatccgtccgacgggggacacgtcaaaggaaaaacaaatatgttatttttatttaatcccgagcattttcatatttatctaccttttgaaccttccctgggcttccacaaataattcaagaccaaaattagccaaatcggtccagccattctcgagttttagcgagattaacgaacagcaattcatttttatatattatcttTGCCTTGATGATCACAGTCAGACAATCTGCTGAAATAATGTTAAGAGGTGTTTCattgggatgaatggctggtaTATCTTCATAAAAATCTATTTCTAAGTGTGAACTTTGattggatttatttatttatgaactcATGTGTCAAATAAGCTCTTCAGGCTTTTGGTAAAAGTGGAATATAGAATTGGAATAACAGCTTTCCTATCTACAAAGTACAATTAGTTTATGAGAAATAGGATGGGGCTACCAACCTCAGTGGGCTTACAATTTGCTCTCTAACCACAGCACAGCACAGTAACTAGGAATGAGATATGTATAGTAattaacaatatatattttttattgcccttgtaggcatacggcccacctgatggccaCTAGTCTGGGCACTACCACCACAAGGCAATACTAACTTGTAATTGCTCTTGTCTAATTTGTAGTGATGTCAGTTCATCTGGCCTAGTAAGAACCATAGAtatttaatggttcttacacaCTACTACCCATACAAAGCTTAAAAAAATCAGAACATAGCACAGTTTCTATACTTCACCACAAAATTTTTGTAGTCCGAATAAAACTCATTGATAGTCTGAgctaaaatcgtaaaattaaattataaattgacaTTAACCATAATagagtatatttaattaaaagttgaTATAAATTTCCTAACTATATAGCACTAACATCATACAAGCACttagtaacaataaaattataaatacctcTCAGAATGCGACATATCCAGAGCAGAAAGTCGTCACAGTTGGACAGTTCCGCATTGGACTGATTCATGGACACCAAGTAGTCCCTTGGGGCGATGAAGAGTCTCTAGCTTTGATACAGAGGCAGCTGGATGTGGACATCCTGATATCAGGGCACACGCATCGCTTTGAGGCTTACGAACACGAGAATAAGTTCTATATCAATCCTGGTTCAGCTACTGGAGGTTACAGCCCTTTATACAGGTAATAATAGTATGGTTCTTGCATTATACAGTATATTCAGAAGTCAtcatagcctaaaggataagataccTGGTGCATTCATATCGAGAGTTGCAACTGTACTCAAAAACATCTATGAATGTTcatgtttttattacattgtaaataaaactgagacttagaaagaAAAATACCTTAAGCTAGCAGCTGCACAGCAACGTGCTACTGGTATTAGTGTTGTACATGAATGACAATGGCCCCATGCCATCAGCTGAGTCATATGCTTGTTTGTCTACAATGGCATTTAAAAGATCTCCCCTCTTTATGGTATCCTTCTAAATGACATTCCCCagcctattaatattaattgtttattaattttagtacattctaaacatgtaaatattctgtgtaaatttttatctgctaataatatttatctataaagtagttagtctaacatatatttgtttgtgctgctcttaaaaccacagattcgcgtatggaaaaactgactaaatttattagtatttggatttagtaatttttttcctcttcaagtaccggtcatttttgtaaatactttgtcATTgccaaaatcaatgccaaaggcgttggagccaaattctttataaaaaataaaaaatcacaatttGTAAATACATTCCTTTTAATCCAGTGATCAATGTGTGCTTCAATCACTATAGTTAGACTTAGAATTTTATCTCTGATCTTTATTCGTAGGCAGCAACttagctgtgcccctggcattgcctaCGCCCATGAGTGATCCTCTCAGCATTAATTAAGTGGCCTGAATGCTTGATGCTTGTCTGCCAACTaagtcaaaaaaaaatcttcaataaaAGTGTTTTCTGCCAAACCTCTGCTATTACCACAGCACTAATGGCCAAGAATATTGCTCCTTAGTTCAGAGGCGAGAGAATCCTATCTCTAATGGCAACTTTAACTGGCCGTGCAAATAAACACAATCGAATTTTCAATTATGTTATGAATAATGACTGTTCTTCTTTTTGTACCAGATTATACTACTAATAAAGAACTAActgcattaaaataattatgaactaTTATTTTATCTTCTTTGTGCTTTTTGTTTAGACTCATTTCACATGTTTGCAAACattgttgttttaaattaatgtatatTGGTATGTAAGTGATATAgtgatttaatattatttggaaGTAGTGTAGatgttttgtatgtatgtatatatatttttattattatttattaatatatttaaagttttgATCTGTTTTGATAGATCTCTTAGTGCACCAATACATACCTGTTATATGTTTTTGAGAATTTGAGTAAAGTTGAAGTTGAATAGGGTGAATTGATTTTCGATCTTAATCTTGTTTTGGTGTGCATTAAAGCATAATCTCTCTATAATAAGAGATAGTTTTTCATAATTCTAATAAATCACATATTTTCTATTCTTCCAGGGATCCTACTCCTTCGTTTGTGCTGATGGACATTCAGAGTTCGACAGTGGTCACCTACGTTTACAAGCTCCTCGGTGATGAAGTCAAAGTTGAAAGAATTGAATACAAGAAGACATGATCTGTTATACGTTCCGCCATTTAGTAACATGAGTGAATATTATAACAGAAGTGTAACATTAGTTTATGAATTTATTTGGCtaaacacatacacatatttttgATATGATGCTATACGGGTTGTACCGCAGCAAATTACTATTGGAAAATAAACCAGCAGGcaagtatcaatttttctaatgaaatacgtacttaacaaattttcacgattgacttccacggtgaaggaataacttcgtgtgataaaaatcaaatccgcaaaattattatttaattagctggtgataggacgtcttgtgagtccgcacgagtatgtaccacgaccctgccaatttctgccgtgaagcagtagtgtgtttcggtttgaagggtgggtagccgttgtaactatactgagatcttagaacttatatctcaaggtaggtggcggcatttacgttgtagatgtttatgggctccagtaaccacttaacaccaggtgggccgtgagctcgtccaaccatataagcaataaaaaaaaataactgaaaagatatttatttattcaaataagaAATCATTATCACTTTAATAAGTTCGTCCCGTGAACATCGCGTGCTCGAGGCCGTTGACCTCGCGGCTCAGCCTACGTGTAGGTAATTGTTACATTGCACGTAATGCAAATTGGTGATATGTAATACAGTgatgataatatttttcgatcctCGCGTTCTTAACTTTGTCTTGTTAACAATAATACTGATGTAATCTGTTATCCCTTTAAGATCCAAGTGTAACGGACATAACAAGTAATAATTGCTCTGTGATTAGCTTAATCTTTTTCTTTAATGATAGGGTCAACGgaaatttgtttttcttataaACAGTCTAGGAATTAAACATTTTCAAGTAATACTTAATGCTGTATACTGGATGCCCGAAGTCTTGAACCCTTACCGTTGCCAATAATCAAtagaagacatgagtggatgaaggggatatgatataATTTGtcaattttgagaaaacgggcagcAAGCTTTtcttacttgtactttttcttcgtacacatttgcaatttgtaaaaatagcctttaaacccggAGTTTTAAGATGTAATAAGGTTTATAAGCACATAACACCTTACatttaatgtaaaaactcaaaaatcttaaatattgtacttaaccccttcatccattTATGTCTTCAATTAACCTGACTGCGAGCTGTCTTCAACATACTTTGCGGGTTCACTAGATATggacttttataaaaataaaatatatttttctaggcaaatgaattttatttacgtttaagtgcatgtagattttttttgcgTCTATTTCTTGGGATCTTCGCCTTTGAGGTTCTAACATTAAGtttatcaaatatattaaattgcatgtattattacataaaatcaTTACGTAAACATGGTTGACATTTCTGAATTATACAGGCGGTAGATCGTACTAGAAACTTTCGCGTGAAAGCTCCGggaaccacttaatatcaggtgcgCGTGAGTATGTGTTTAATATGAAAAATCGTGAATACCGGAACGCAGTATGCCTTGGAAGGGCAAGGATGTTGTTACGACACAATTAAAACGTAAACATATTCTTGccaaagtaatttattatttttaattgaatagaaaaatataatagattatttaattattaaaatcctTTTGAGTAATGCTGTTAGAATATTCGCTCATGTTTAAGCCCTTGGTTATATTACATAATAAGATACTAAgctattgtttttgtaaataaaattatattgaatatggattttgtggttttattttactatatgaATGTCGTTATTCTTGTTGTGGCATGAGCTTATGATTCAATTGTATAACgaatataataattatctaaACCGGAATCCGTGAATTGTTTTttgttgctcttgtaggcagacgagcacacctggtggtgaatggttaccgtcgtgTAGTGTGTAACCATTCAGGTATGTAAACAGCCCTATTTAAAGTGCTTCTTAAGCATTACTGTCTAGTAACTAATTATACCTTTTTATACAATAAACCCGACCTTCAAACTAAATGGACGTATTCTCTAATCTTTACTCTTTGTAACTCTTCTAATCTATCGTGACCAGACCACAccacagtcgcccatggacttcagcaatgccaaggggagagccaagccgctgcctacctttaagTACTCACCACAAACGCTTCAtttgaagaacatgtcatagcgctcgggagacACCGTGGAggttcattccatagccggatggtacgtggcagaaaatatctctggacgcactgtggatgaccgcagtggctccaggtagtatggatgaactctactccggtggcgggcggtgcgatggtaaaaacgagatgatggcggtagttcttttgacgttcaaccaatggcggatccaggggggggggtcgtgggggtcatgaccaccccctgagctggttccaggattTAGGTGGACcattaattgaatataatgattttatttatttaatttgtcaccatacagattttatgtaactacataccttcaatatttaattaatttaatataatataataactttgtataatggcaaacgtctgggaacgaacgcatctaaatttgactatatgaccccctcctggcgtcaaagctggatccgcccttgcgttcaacaagtatgtactttcatttatgttgaataatttttttttgatttgatttggtggaatcatctcaaacaattcctcagagcactccccatggaacatcaGTACAAAATAAAGTCCtttcgcagacccagaggttccaaacgatccgtgagaatgggattatcgacaatccgaacgccTCTAATGAACGTGGTAGACTTTGAtaggggcggtggtacttacccgcgcgggtTATAATTCGCCCTACTGGTAAAAGCCGGTTGGTCATCGAAGTACGTTGCTACAATACGCTGAGTGCGTTGCTGTCGGATCTTCTGATCCCGCAGTCGACACCCTCGGGAAGAGTTGGGATGGTTCTGTTTTACTGGCGCTGGCTGACGTCACAGCCAAAGATCACTGCTCGGTACCATCGTAAGATGGTAGACAGCGACCAGACTGTGCCCTTATCATTGctcacgtccatgagcgatagcAACTATttaccatcagatgagccgtatacTAATCTggctacaaaggcaattaaaaaaagatatgaaaaatgaattgaatgtagttcattatatttttaaccgacttcaaaaaggaggttctcaattcgactatgtttttttttatgtgttacctcataacttttgagtgggtgaatcgattttgatgattctttttttattagaaagctgacacttcgctgcattaagtacgtgtgcgacaaatagatgaataactcaatatcacgccaacccaTTTCGATGATTATAGTTTTTAGTATCTGTTAATtagttttggaatatctttttttttctatttgaagtcgatttttgttaaagcatgtctatttacaattataattttatgataaGAGTGATGCATTACGCCCTTATGCCCTCAATAGGCAAAGAAACGTGAAGTGAAagttgtatgtatgtaaatagaCTCGAATTTTTAAAAGGTTCGGCGTGGGAAGGGATCTTATGTTTAAGGCATTaaactttcttttttcttctaccTACGACCACCCCTCCCCCTACCcccggccagggcttcgcccctggaccccgactcggtactccacgaactttcggcctggtaggagaaaaaatagtatgtgcaccgcgggagaaaagttggacatttcctcctgcgtgtaaaattaaataaaacacgctggacttttctcccttggtgtaCAATGTACTATTATACCTTTGGTTTTGAAGTTATGTTGCCTGTCGATCTCGTTTACTAAGTAGACAAGACTGTGGGGccgatgaaatatttatttgaggttttttttaaataaagcaacAGCGATTAgtaaatacctagtcaggtcataaattctgtcacatgtttaatgtaaaataattgaaacaagtttattcattatgtaaccattcatataccaaaatgaacttaacaaaacatagattcttatgacactaaagtttattcaaaatgacctccgtgattttgaatacaggccttcaatctgcgcggccagtcgtctatcgcagcacgaacgaggtccatgtcaatatcggcggctgccttaatcaaggatgtcttgagtgactctaaattgggatgaggctttgagcacgccttttcccccaagtgttgccatatcttgtaatctaacggattcaaatctggactggaggagggccagtcttcgtgccggatgaagtcgatttcacgcgccgccagccagtcttgtgtgctcttcgctctatgagctggcgccgaatcttgttggaatacccagtgcctgttattgaacatggtatgagaaacaggttccacaaggttcgtcaggactgtattttgatacacaactgcattcgtttttacacctttctcacaaaaatgtacctctgttaagccccaataagaaactcccaaccataccatgagcgaggatggaaaatgacctcgttggacacgcggaatacggttgctcgcttcttcactactgtgtgcgtacaccttatatttttttttgttgtagctctcttctacggtaaaaattttttcatccgaaaaaagaatttcccgatatttttttcccgcgtaccgcttcaacaaagcgcggcatctcttcagtctcaggtccattagacgagcattcaaacgatgtcctgtttttcttcgatatgcccgaagccctaagtcttcatttaacacccttttcaccgtggttctgcttaaccccatctgaagggccaacagtttctgcttacgtttgggatttctttgaattcgcgccttcacagcttttatcactgctggagtcctaacagatcgagggcgaccacttctggacctgtcatctacactagagtcttcattgtatcgtttgatggtacgataaacgaatcttttggttatattcaatttttttagtattttaaaattttgaattggcgcgtaaccgcaacgatgcaacgcaataactgcaacacggtcttctttaagcgtccactccatatttaaaaatgagtaaaattctaaaagtatacatttttattttcatgaacaattcgaaattcgaattcaataaacttttttgtggccagcattctaaaagaaaagtttttactgtgtgacaatacttatgacctgactagttatattttattttcgaaaactgactttatatttaagtaatttttttttgttattgcataggtgggtggatgaCTTCACAGAccatttggtgttaaatggttaccggagcccatagacatctacaacgtaaatgcgccacccaccttgagatataagttctaaggtctcagtatagttacaacggttgccccacccttcaaaccgaaacgcattacttcttcacggcagaaataggcaggatataTATAGAAATAAGCAGAACAGTGTggaaataattaacaattttttacTTCAAAAAATCGGCAAGAGCCTAAAAACTTCTCTTTCCCATATATTTCATTTGGCATACAACTGTTTAGGTAGGGCACAACTCCAAATCAACACAGTTTGTCATTCCTATAGCTTTCTAATAAGTAAAAATGTATATCAAATTAAAAACTATCCGGGATTTTTGAATATACGCTTCTAACAGTACCGAGCCAAAGGAAAGAGAACTGTTATAGAGTAAGATCCCAGGGCCAccagacgtcacgtattttctgacgaacgaaATGTGGCCGATTGCGTAGTGTTAGTATGTAGGTACTAAGAACTCATGCCTACCTGCTAGCTGTAACCCTGATTAGGTACCTGATAcctgaaaaataaaatcattacgaACTTCACTTAAATTCTAAAAGCtgatttttacgtatattttaggcAATATCCTTAAAAATAAGTCGACAATACTCCCAGACACTTTCCGTCGGCCGAATTGCTTTGCAGACGCTTTAAAGCTCCCAAAATGATGACCTAACTCACGTAAATTCTGAtgcttcatttttatatatccaGTCCACCagacaaatattttaaaacatcttACAAAAAGACAGACCGATCCAAGGGGCCAATCGTcccctaaattcaatttaatacctCTGTAGGTAAGAGGGCATTATCCACGCGCATGAGACTGAGTGAGACATGTATTAAGATATATTGACTTCTCTGTCTATGAAATTAACTTGTGAATATTGTTGTTAACTGATACAGGAAAGAATGGGGAAACCGTAACAATGCTAACCTTCAAcgagaattgaaaaaaaaagcatacaatACCCGCAGGTAGGAAGTGAATATCATCGGATAATCGAATCCATTgattttatggtaggcagcgatttGGCTGTGCCCCTTGCATTGCCGACGTACacgagcgacgataaccacttaacatcaggtcagTCGTATGCTCGTGTAgctataaagataataaaaaaaaaaaattaaaaaaaaacgcagtaAAAGCATCAAACCTCCTTAATatcttaactgtttttttttattgcttagatgggtggacgagctcacagcccacctggtgttaagtggttactggagcctatagacatctacaacgtaaatgcgccacccaccttgagatttaagttctaaggtctcagtatagttacaacggctgccccacccttcaaactgaaacgcaatattgcttcacggcaacaataggcagggtggtggttcctaccctcgcggactcacaagaggtcttaccaccagtaaaagtatcaAACGTACTTCATATCGTACcgctgtgcttagtgcgagttttttaaatttaaatttgtatggagttggaacagcttcgCTTCGTTTGCacctaggggcgctgttccaactccacacaaatttaaattaacttttactcgatcgagaacgttaaaaaactcgcactgagcacattGATTGAGCACCGCAACGTAATTAGTAGTAAatcttgaagtcgtcatggcctaaaggataagacgtccggtgcattcgtatctagcgatgcaccggtgttccaatcccgcaggcgggtaccaatttttctaatgaaatactttgtgaaggaataacatcgtatattaaaaatcaaacccgcaaaattataatttgcgtaattactggtggtcggacctcttgtgagtccgccctgtaccaccaccctgcctatttctgccgtgaagcagtaatgcgtttcggtttgaatttgaagggtggggcagccgttgtaactatacttgagaccttagaacccatatctcaaggtgggtggcgaatttactttgtagatgtctatgggctccagtaaccacttaacactaggtgggttgtgagctcgtccacccatctaagcaataaaaaattaaataaagaaaatcttGAAACTTATCTGGCGTCGTTATAGTGACaaagttttaatgataattataatttaacttaGGGGCCTAtgtaaattatgtaattaaCCCGAATTGCGAAATGAACGCGCCTACGTGAACGCGCTAGCGTACGACGCGACAAGTGTGTATGTACAATAGTTAGATACAATGTAATTATTGAACATTGAAGATAGAGGACTTGTAACTCAAACTACTTACActatcttttatttaatttcccgGGTCTTGTCGTGAAGCTGACATTAAAGGCGTCTTAAAAGATGTTTAAGCTCTTGCAATAAAATTTCGTGTCGTTTTAAAGCGGTCTATGACATGGAGttttaattgagtcgactattatcaaagccggcaatctgacttttggacaatgattggtaaatcagaaaaacgaattattgactttgtattccattggcagtcacaaaactcttcggtacgacatcttagataaataacaggttaactattaacctttatttaatgcaggttttgaaccgtattctttgaaggagacgattatattcaaatcaatctgtattgacatatcaataaaaaaattttgtccaaatgcacagattgccacctttgataatagacgactcaattaaaGCAATAAACCCTAAAAGGTTCGAAATGACATCGTAACGACTTTTTAATTGAGATTTGTTAGTGATTTGATGCTGTGGAGGTTAATTTTTAAGATAAAC contains the following coding sequences:
- the LOC733048 gene encoding vacuolar protein sorting 29 isoform X1, coding for MLVLVLGDLHIPHRCSSLPAKFKKLLLPGRIQHILCTGNLCTKDSYDYLKTLASDVHVVRGDFDENATYPEQKVVTVGQFRIGLIHGHQVVPWGDEESLALIQRQLDVDILISGHTHRFEAYEHENKFYINPGSATGGYSPLYRDPTPSFVLMDIQSSTVVTYVYKLLGDEVKVERIEYKKT
- the LOC733048 gene encoding vacuolar protein sorting 29; translated protein: MLVLVLGDLHIPHRCSSLPAKFKKLLLPGRIQHILCTGNLCTKDSYDYLKTLASDVHVVRGDFDENATYPEQKVVTVGQFRIGLIHGHQVVPWGDEESLALIQRQLDVDILISGHTHRFEAYEHENKFYINPGSATGGYSPLYRDPTPSFVLMDIQSSTVVTYVYKLLGDEVKVERIEY